Proteins encoded together in one Cicer arietinum cultivar CDC Frontier isolate Library 1 chromosome 4, Cicar.CDCFrontier_v2.0, whole genome shotgun sequence window:
- the LOC101514015 gene encoding sucrose nonfermenting 4-like protein isoform X2 has protein sequence MNMNTNVKQPEFDWMDTIASSSNSMLPKTMEMFGSVGHGSGGVPEPSLIPQLFVWPYGGTTVFLSGSFTRWSTVIPMSPMECCPTAFQVTWNLTPGFHQYKFNVDGEWRHDEQQPFINVSVGTVNTIFVTQPSILPSNFNAGSLCNQKTAGTPTRSYMELEQNVPGHVEAFPGKLESDLHVSRYHLSTFMSSTTAYELLPKSGKVIALDIDLSVKQAFHILYEQGVSMAPVWDSSKGKFVGVLSAMDIIQIIKELGSHGFTLTEEQLEAHTIAAWSEEKLQQCGTDRNADPYESLKDIALKLLQNKVPAVPIAHPEDGSDPQLLHLTSLSEILKRICRYFKNSSSSLPILQLPIDSIPLGTWAPKVGEYNKLSLAMLRPNASVSTALSLMIQAEVSSIPIVNDNDSLLGIYSRSDITALAKDDLYARINLDKFSISQVISLFFSIIMGLYW, from the exons ATGAACATGAACACCAACGTCAAGCAACCCGAGTTTGATTGGATGGATACCATTGCCAGTAGTAGCAATAGCATGCTTCCAAAAACG ATGGAAATGTTTGGTTCAGTGGGTCATGGAAGTGGTGGAGTACCTGAACCCTCTTTGATCCCTCAACTCTTTGTTTGGCCTTATGGAGGAACAACAGTCTTTCTATCTGGTTCTTTCACTAG ATGGTCGACAGTTATACCTATGTCTCCAATGGAATGCTGCCCGACTGCATTTCAAGTTACTTGGAACTTAACGCCGGGGTTTCATCAG TACAAATTCAATGTGGATGGTGAATGGCGGCATGATGAGCAGCAGCCATTTATAAATGTGAGCGTTGGGACAGTGAATACTATTTTTGTGACACAGCCCTCTATTTTACCTTCCAACTTCAATGCTGGATCACTTTGTAACCAAAAAACTGCTGGAACGCCTACTAGATCCTACATGGAGCTTGAGCAAAATGTCCCTGGGCACGTG GAAGCTTTTCCAGGGAAGTTGGAGTCTGATCTGCATGTCTCTCGCTACCATCTATCTACATTCATGTCATCAACAACTGCTTATGAGTTGCTTCCCAAGTCTGGCAAG GTTATTGCCTTGGATATAGATTTATCAGTTAAGCAAGCATTCCATATTCTTTATGAACAG GGAGTATCTATGGCTCCTGTTTGGGATTCTAGCAAGGGCAAGTTTGTTGGAGTGCTCAGTGCAATGGAcattattcaaataataaaagag CTCGGGAGTCATGGATTCACTTTGACTGAAGAACAACTTGAGGCACATACTATAGCAGCATGGAGTGAGGAAAAATTACAGCAATGTGGAACTGATAGAAAT GCTGATCCCTATGAGAGTCTAAAAGACATTGCTTTAAAACTTTTGCAAAACAAGGTGCCAGCAGTTCCTATCGCACATCCCGAAGATGGTTCAGATCCTCAGCTGTTACACCTGACTTCTCTCTCAGAAATACTAAAAC GTATATGCAGGTATTTCAAGAACTCTTCTAGTTCTTTGCCCATTCTTCAACTACCAATTGATTCAATACCTTTGGGTACGTGGGCGCCAAAAGTGGGGGAATACAATAAACTGTCACTTGCAATGCTAAGGCCAAATGCTTCTGTTAGTACTGCTCTTTCTCTAATGATTCAAG CTGAAGTTAGCTCAATACCAATTGTGAATGATAATGATTCATTACTTGGTATATATTCAAGAAG TGATATTACTGCATTGGCTAAAGATGACTTGTATGCTAGGATAAATCTTGATAAATTTAGTATCTCCCAGGTAATTTCTCTCTTCTTCTCTATAATTATGGGTCTGTATTGGTAA
- the LOC101514015 gene encoding sucrose nonfermenting 4-like protein isoform X1 has translation MNMNTNVKQPEFDWMDTIASSSNSMLPKTMEMFGSVGHGSGGVPEPSLIPQLFVWPYGGTTVFLSGSFTRWSTVIPMSPMECCPTAFQVTWNLTPGFHQYKFNVDGEWRHDEQQPFINVSVGTVNTIFVTQPSILPSNFNAGSLCNQKTAGTPTRSYMELEQNVPGHVEAFPGKLESDLHVSRYHLSTFMSSTTAYELLPKSGKVIALDIDLSVKQAFHILYEQGVSMAPVWDSSKGKFVGVLSAMDIIQIIKELGSHGFTLTEEQLEAHTIAAWSEEKLQQCGTDRNVRTYPWNFVDADPYESLKDIALKLLQNKVPAVPIAHPEDGSDPQLLHLTSLSEILKRICRYFKNSSSSLPILQLPIDSIPLGTWAPKVGEYNKLSLAMLRPNASVSTALSLMIQAEVSSIPIVNDNDSLLGIYSRSDITALAKDDLYARINLDKFSISQVISLFFSIIMGLYW, from the exons ATGAACATGAACACCAACGTCAAGCAACCCGAGTTTGATTGGATGGATACCATTGCCAGTAGTAGCAATAGCATGCTTCCAAAAACG ATGGAAATGTTTGGTTCAGTGGGTCATGGAAGTGGTGGAGTACCTGAACCCTCTTTGATCCCTCAACTCTTTGTTTGGCCTTATGGAGGAACAACAGTCTTTCTATCTGGTTCTTTCACTAG ATGGTCGACAGTTATACCTATGTCTCCAATGGAATGCTGCCCGACTGCATTTCAAGTTACTTGGAACTTAACGCCGGGGTTTCATCAG TACAAATTCAATGTGGATGGTGAATGGCGGCATGATGAGCAGCAGCCATTTATAAATGTGAGCGTTGGGACAGTGAATACTATTTTTGTGACACAGCCCTCTATTTTACCTTCCAACTTCAATGCTGGATCACTTTGTAACCAAAAAACTGCTGGAACGCCTACTAGATCCTACATGGAGCTTGAGCAAAATGTCCCTGGGCACGTG GAAGCTTTTCCAGGGAAGTTGGAGTCTGATCTGCATGTCTCTCGCTACCATCTATCTACATTCATGTCATCAACAACTGCTTATGAGTTGCTTCCCAAGTCTGGCAAG GTTATTGCCTTGGATATAGATTTATCAGTTAAGCAAGCATTCCATATTCTTTATGAACAG GGAGTATCTATGGCTCCTGTTTGGGATTCTAGCAAGGGCAAGTTTGTTGGAGTGCTCAGTGCAATGGAcattattcaaataataaaagag CTCGGGAGTCATGGATTCACTTTGACTGAAGAACAACTTGAGGCACATACTATAGCAGCATGGAGTGAGGAAAAATTACAGCAATGTGGAACTGATAGAAATGTGAGAACATATCCTTGGAATTTTGTTGAT GCTGATCCCTATGAGAGTCTAAAAGACATTGCTTTAAAACTTTTGCAAAACAAGGTGCCAGCAGTTCCTATCGCACATCCCGAAGATGGTTCAGATCCTCAGCTGTTACACCTGACTTCTCTCTCAGAAATACTAAAAC GTATATGCAGGTATTTCAAGAACTCTTCTAGTTCTTTGCCCATTCTTCAACTACCAATTGATTCAATACCTTTGGGTACGTGGGCGCCAAAAGTGGGGGAATACAATAAACTGTCACTTGCAATGCTAAGGCCAAATGCTTCTGTTAGTACTGCTCTTTCTCTAATGATTCAAG CTGAAGTTAGCTCAATACCAATTGTGAATGATAATGATTCATTACTTGGTATATATTCAAGAAG TGATATTACTGCATTGGCTAAAGATGACTTGTATGCTAGGATAAATCTTGATAAATTTAGTATCTCCCAGGTAATTTCTCTCTTCTTCTCTATAATTATGGGTCTGTATTGGTAA
- the LOC101514015 gene encoding sucrose nonfermenting 4-like protein isoform X3 yields MEMFGSVGHGSGGVPEPSLIPQLFVWPYGGTTVFLSGSFTRWSTVIPMSPMECCPTAFQVTWNLTPGFHQYKFNVDGEWRHDEQQPFINVSVGTVNTIFVTQPSILPSNFNAGSLCNQKTAGTPTRSYMELEQNVPGHVEAFPGKLESDLHVSRYHLSTFMSSTTAYELLPKSGKVIALDIDLSVKQAFHILYEQGVSMAPVWDSSKGKFVGVLSAMDIIQIIKELGSHGFTLTEEQLEAHTIAAWSEEKLQQCGTDRNVRTYPWNFVDADPYESLKDIALKLLQNKVPAVPIAHPEDGSDPQLLHLTSLSEILKRICRYFKNSSSSLPILQLPIDSIPLGTWAPKVGEYNKLSLAMLRPNASVSTALSLMIQAEVSSIPIVNDNDSLLGIYSRSDITALAKDDLYARINLDKFSISQVISLFFSIIMGLYW; encoded by the exons ATGGAAATGTTTGGTTCAGTGGGTCATGGAAGTGGTGGAGTACCTGAACCCTCTTTGATCCCTCAACTCTTTGTTTGGCCTTATGGAGGAACAACAGTCTTTCTATCTGGTTCTTTCACTAG ATGGTCGACAGTTATACCTATGTCTCCAATGGAATGCTGCCCGACTGCATTTCAAGTTACTTGGAACTTAACGCCGGGGTTTCATCAG TACAAATTCAATGTGGATGGTGAATGGCGGCATGATGAGCAGCAGCCATTTATAAATGTGAGCGTTGGGACAGTGAATACTATTTTTGTGACACAGCCCTCTATTTTACCTTCCAACTTCAATGCTGGATCACTTTGTAACCAAAAAACTGCTGGAACGCCTACTAGATCCTACATGGAGCTTGAGCAAAATGTCCCTGGGCACGTG GAAGCTTTTCCAGGGAAGTTGGAGTCTGATCTGCATGTCTCTCGCTACCATCTATCTACATTCATGTCATCAACAACTGCTTATGAGTTGCTTCCCAAGTCTGGCAAG GTTATTGCCTTGGATATAGATTTATCAGTTAAGCAAGCATTCCATATTCTTTATGAACAG GGAGTATCTATGGCTCCTGTTTGGGATTCTAGCAAGGGCAAGTTTGTTGGAGTGCTCAGTGCAATGGAcattattcaaataataaaagag CTCGGGAGTCATGGATTCACTTTGACTGAAGAACAACTTGAGGCACATACTATAGCAGCATGGAGTGAGGAAAAATTACAGCAATGTGGAACTGATAGAAATGTGAGAACATATCCTTGGAATTTTGTTGAT GCTGATCCCTATGAGAGTCTAAAAGACATTGCTTTAAAACTTTTGCAAAACAAGGTGCCAGCAGTTCCTATCGCACATCCCGAAGATGGTTCAGATCCTCAGCTGTTACACCTGACTTCTCTCTCAGAAATACTAAAAC GTATATGCAGGTATTTCAAGAACTCTTCTAGTTCTTTGCCCATTCTTCAACTACCAATTGATTCAATACCTTTGGGTACGTGGGCGCCAAAAGTGGGGGAATACAATAAACTGTCACTTGCAATGCTAAGGCCAAATGCTTCTGTTAGTACTGCTCTTTCTCTAATGATTCAAG CTGAAGTTAGCTCAATACCAATTGTGAATGATAATGATTCATTACTTGGTATATATTCAAGAAG TGATATTACTGCATTGGCTAAAGATGACTTGTATGCTAGGATAAATCTTGATAAATTTAGTATCTCCCAGGTAATTTCTCTCTTCTTCTCTATAATTATGGGTCTGTATTGGTAA
- the LOC101514015 gene encoding sucrose nonfermenting 4-like protein isoform X4, with protein MNMNTNVKQPEFDWMDTIASSSNSMLPKTMEMFGSVGHGSGGVPEPSLIPQLFVWPYGGTTVFLSGSFTRWSTVIPMSPMECCPTAFQVTWNLTPGFHQYKFNVDGEWRHDEQQPFINVSVGTVNTIFVTQPSILPSNFNAGSLCNQKTAGTPTRSYMELEQNVPGHVEAFPGKLESDLHVSRYHLSTFMSSTTAYELLPKSGKVIALDIDLSVKQAFHILYEQGVSMAPVWDSSKGKFVGVLSAMDIIQIIKELGSHGFTLTEEQLEAHTIAAWSEEKLQQCGTDRNVRTYPWNFVDADPYESLKDIALKLLQNKVPAVPIAHPEDGSDPQLLHLTSLSEILKRICRYFKNSSSSLPILQLPIDSIPLGTWAPKVGEYNKLSLAMLRPNASVSTALSLMIQAEVSSIPIVNDNDSLLGIYSRR; from the exons ATGAACATGAACACCAACGTCAAGCAACCCGAGTTTGATTGGATGGATACCATTGCCAGTAGTAGCAATAGCATGCTTCCAAAAACG ATGGAAATGTTTGGTTCAGTGGGTCATGGAAGTGGTGGAGTACCTGAACCCTCTTTGATCCCTCAACTCTTTGTTTGGCCTTATGGAGGAACAACAGTCTTTCTATCTGGTTCTTTCACTAG ATGGTCGACAGTTATACCTATGTCTCCAATGGAATGCTGCCCGACTGCATTTCAAGTTACTTGGAACTTAACGCCGGGGTTTCATCAG TACAAATTCAATGTGGATGGTGAATGGCGGCATGATGAGCAGCAGCCATTTATAAATGTGAGCGTTGGGACAGTGAATACTATTTTTGTGACACAGCCCTCTATTTTACCTTCCAACTTCAATGCTGGATCACTTTGTAACCAAAAAACTGCTGGAACGCCTACTAGATCCTACATGGAGCTTGAGCAAAATGTCCCTGGGCACGTG GAAGCTTTTCCAGGGAAGTTGGAGTCTGATCTGCATGTCTCTCGCTACCATCTATCTACATTCATGTCATCAACAACTGCTTATGAGTTGCTTCCCAAGTCTGGCAAG GTTATTGCCTTGGATATAGATTTATCAGTTAAGCAAGCATTCCATATTCTTTATGAACAG GGAGTATCTATGGCTCCTGTTTGGGATTCTAGCAAGGGCAAGTTTGTTGGAGTGCTCAGTGCAATGGAcattattcaaataataaaagag CTCGGGAGTCATGGATTCACTTTGACTGAAGAACAACTTGAGGCACATACTATAGCAGCATGGAGTGAGGAAAAATTACAGCAATGTGGAACTGATAGAAATGTGAGAACATATCCTTGGAATTTTGTTGAT GCTGATCCCTATGAGAGTCTAAAAGACATTGCTTTAAAACTTTTGCAAAACAAGGTGCCAGCAGTTCCTATCGCACATCCCGAAGATGGTTCAGATCCTCAGCTGTTACACCTGACTTCTCTCTCAGAAATACTAAAAC GTATATGCAGGTATTTCAAGAACTCTTCTAGTTCTTTGCCCATTCTTCAACTACCAATTGATTCAATACCTTTGGGTACGTGGGCGCCAAAAGTGGGGGAATACAATAAACTGTCACTTGCAATGCTAAGGCCAAATGCTTCTGTTAGTACTGCTCTTTCTCTAATGATTCAAG CTGAAGTTAGCTCAATACCAATTGTGAATGATAATGATTCATTACTTGGTATATATTCAAGAAGGTAG
- the LOC101514348 gene encoding cyclin-H1-1 isoform X1: MADFMTSTHRAKWIFSPQKLVEKYEAANQRARQTLEKCGATLMEVDVDGSLSYPEPQTTANDSAEKHSRIKPLSIEEEQCIKVFYENKLQEVCKNFHFPHKIQATALIFFKRFYLQWSVMEHQPKNIMLTCIYAACKIEENHVSAEELGKGISQDHQMILNNEMIVYQSLEFDLIVYAPYRSVVGFTDYMKEFCNAGEDELQTLKALQNTATLEIDKMMLTDGPLLFPPGQMALAGLRTSNALHNVVDFDSFLSRILSHQNSMHTMAELQESLDAIDSWVRKYRSPSEKELKHINRKLKSCWGLSSHDEGKKREKKSKHKSKKSSNEAQNT, translated from the exons ATGGCTGATTTTATGACCTCTACCCACCGAGCCAAGTGGATCTTCTCTCCTCAAAAACTG GTTGAGAAATATGAAGCTGCTAATCAGAGAGCCAGACAAACCCTAGAGAAG tgTGGAGCAACTCTAATGGAAGTAGATGTTGACGGGTCTTTATCATATCCTGAACCCCAGACGACTGCAAACGATAGTG CTGAAAAGCATTCTCGGATAAAACCTCTTAGTATTGAAGAAGAACAATGtattaaagtattttatgaaaacaagcTACAAGAAGTGTGTAAAAATTTTCACTTCCCTCATAAGATCCAG GCAACAGccctcatattttttaaaagattctaTCTGCAATGGTCGGTGATGGAACATCAAccaaaaaatataat GTTGACCTGCATATATGCTGCTTGTAAGATAGAAGAAAATCATGTTTCAGCTGAGGAGCTCGGCAAGGGGATTTCACAGGATCATCAAATGATTCTCAATAATGAGATGATAGTTTATCAG AGTCTGGAATTTGATCTTATAGTTTATGCTCCATATCGCTCAGTTGTTGGCTTTACAGATTATATGAAG GAATTTTGCAATGCTGGTGAGGACGAGCTTCAAACACTCAAG GCTTTGCAAAATACAGCAACACTGGAAATTGATAAAATGATGCTTACAGATGGACCACTCTTATTTCCTCCTGGGCAG ATGGCCTTGGCCGGTCTGCGCACCTCAAATGCCCTCCATAACGTTGTTGACTTTGATAG ttttctGAGCAGAATTTTGTCCCATCAGAATTCCATGCATACAATGGCTGAGCTTCAGGAATCATTAGATGCAATTGATTCTTGG GTTAGAAAATACAGAAGTCCTTCTGAGAAGGAATTGAAGCATATCAACCGGAAACTGAAGTCTTGTTGGGGTCTTAGCTCTCATGACGA GGGAAAGAAGAGGGAGAAGAAATCAAAGCACAAGTCCAAAAAGAGCTCAAATGAAGCACAAAACACATAG
- the LOC101514348 gene encoding cyclin-H1-1 isoform X2: protein MEVDVDGSLSYPEPQTTANDSAEKHSRIKPLSIEEEQCIKVFYENKLQEVCKNFHFPHKIQATALIFFKRFYLQWSVMEHQPKNIMLTCIYAACKIEENHVSAEELGKGISQDHQMILNNEMIVYQSLEFDLIVYAPYRSVVGFTDYMKEFCNAGEDELQTLKALQNTATLEIDKMMLTDGPLLFPPGQMALAGLRTSNALHNVVDFDSFLSRILSHQNSMHTMAELQESLDAIDSWVRKYRSPSEKELKHINRKLKSCWGLSSHDEGKKREKKSKHKSKKSSNEAQNT from the exons ATGGAAGTAGATGTTGACGGGTCTTTATCATATCCTGAACCCCAGACGACTGCAAACGATAGTG CTGAAAAGCATTCTCGGATAAAACCTCTTAGTATTGAAGAAGAACAATGtattaaagtattttatgaaaacaagcTACAAGAAGTGTGTAAAAATTTTCACTTCCCTCATAAGATCCAG GCAACAGccctcatattttttaaaagattctaTCTGCAATGGTCGGTGATGGAACATCAAccaaaaaatataat GTTGACCTGCATATATGCTGCTTGTAAGATAGAAGAAAATCATGTTTCAGCTGAGGAGCTCGGCAAGGGGATTTCACAGGATCATCAAATGATTCTCAATAATGAGATGATAGTTTATCAG AGTCTGGAATTTGATCTTATAGTTTATGCTCCATATCGCTCAGTTGTTGGCTTTACAGATTATATGAAG GAATTTTGCAATGCTGGTGAGGACGAGCTTCAAACACTCAAG GCTTTGCAAAATACAGCAACACTGGAAATTGATAAAATGATGCTTACAGATGGACCACTCTTATTTCCTCCTGGGCAG ATGGCCTTGGCCGGTCTGCGCACCTCAAATGCCCTCCATAACGTTGTTGACTTTGATAG ttttctGAGCAGAATTTTGTCCCATCAGAATTCCATGCATACAATGGCTGAGCTTCAGGAATCATTAGATGCAATTGATTCTTGG GTTAGAAAATACAGAAGTCCTTCTGAGAAGGAATTGAAGCATATCAACCGGAAACTGAAGTCTTGTTGGGGTCTTAGCTCTCATGACGA GGGAAAGAAGAGGGAGAAGAAATCAAAGCACAAGTCCAAAAAGAGCTCAAATGAAGCACAAAACACATAG